One genomic region from Ornithinimicrobium flavum encodes:
- a CDS encoding MFS transporter has translation MQSYQRLFALTGPLYVLVAFVGRIPLAMSQIAALLAVTAATGSYAAGGATAGALAVANAVGAPLAGALTDRYGQRPVLLAQSVVGTLGLGVLSWLTLTHEAGAAWWPLPVAAALGGAFVPQVGTMARVRWRPISHAVGTDDPRVVDTAFSYEGAADEASFVLGPALVGLIAAALHPVAALIAAALMLGAFGTWFALHPTGRLVGPAPSLREAGDRLVTLPLVLLAATQLSIGMVFGSVQTGTSVLATQAGAPGVTGLLHALLGVGSVIAGLAMVMLPERVGYPLRLRVATAAMFVLSLPLLAVGSLTGLAVALLGLGFAIAPAMITTFTLAERTTPVRRLGAAMTVLAAATGTGYAVGAAVAGRLADAGGHGPAFTVTVAATALAVTLALAGGRRLRAAMDAVRPVVDVPATSEGNEREPVGQLS, from the coding sequence GTGCAGTCCTACCAGCGTCTCTTCGCGCTCACCGGTCCTCTCTACGTCCTCGTCGCGTTCGTCGGCCGCATCCCGCTGGCCATGTCGCAGATCGCCGCCCTGCTCGCCGTCACCGCGGCGACCGGCTCCTACGCCGCCGGCGGTGCGACGGCCGGGGCCCTGGCGGTCGCCAACGCCGTCGGCGCTCCCCTGGCCGGGGCGCTCACCGACCGCTACGGCCAGCGCCCCGTGCTGCTCGCCCAGAGCGTCGTCGGCACCCTCGGCCTGGGCGTCCTGTCCTGGCTCACCCTCACCCACGAGGCCGGCGCCGCGTGGTGGCCGCTGCCCGTGGCGGCGGCCCTCGGCGGCGCCTTCGTGCCGCAGGTCGGCACCATGGCCCGCGTGCGCTGGCGCCCCATCAGCCACGCGGTCGGCACCGACGACCCCCGGGTGGTCGACACCGCCTTCTCCTACGAGGGCGCTGCGGACGAGGCCTCCTTCGTCCTCGGCCCCGCCCTGGTCGGGCTCATCGCCGCGGCCCTGCACCCCGTCGCCGCACTGATCGCGGCCGCGCTCATGCTCGGGGCCTTCGGCACCTGGTTCGCCCTGCACCCCACGGGCCGGCTGGTCGGGCCGGCGCCATCGCTCCGGGAGGCCGGGGACCGTCTGGTGACCCTGCCCCTGGTGCTGCTGGCGGCGACCCAGCTGTCGATCGGGATGGTCTTCGGCTCGGTCCAGACCGGCACGTCGGTGCTGGCCACCCAGGCCGGCGCGCCCGGGGTGACCGGTCTCCTGCACGCGCTGCTGGGCGTGGGGTCGGTCATCGCCGGCCTGGCGATGGTCATGCTGCCCGAGCGGGTCGGCTACCCCCTGCGCCTGCGGGTGGCCACCGCCGCCATGTTCGTGCTGTCCCTGCCGCTCCTGGCGGTCGGCAGCCTGACCGGCCTGGCGGTGGCGCTCCTGGGGCTCGGCTTCGCCATCGCGCCGGCCATGATCACGACGTTCACCCTGGCCGAGCGCACCACCCCGGTGCGTCGGCTCGGCGCCGCCATGACGGTGCTCGCCGCCGCCACAGGCACCGGGTATGCCGTCGGCGCCGCCGTCGCGGGTCGGCTCGCCGACGCCGGTGGGCACGGGCCGGCGTTCACCGTCACCGTGGCGGCGACCGCACTGGCCGTGACCCTGGCCCTGGCCGGCGGCCGGAGGCTGCGCGCCGCGATGGACGCGGTGCGGCCGGTGGTCGACGTACCCGCGACGTCCGAGGGGAACGAGCGGGAGCCGGTGGGCCAACTGTCCTGA
- a CDS encoding YczE/YyaS/YitT family protein, translating into MTRFGANRRQGATSTTPDPRPPRTPDPRRRLHQLGPLAQLRAGRLWWRVPQLLLGLVLYGVSMAMLVRATLGVMPWDVLHQGVARHVPLTFGQVVIGVSVLVLLLWIPLRQPPGLGTVANTVVIGLVVDPALAWMTAPESWAGRMGLMVGGLVLNGVATALYIGAQLGPGARDGLMTGLARRTGWSLRLVRTGIEVAVVALGWLLGGVLGVATVLYALLIGPLTQAFLPWTVVPLDPPPARPTLGA; encoded by the coding sequence ATGACCAGGTTCGGGGCCAACCGCCGCCAGGGGGCCACCTCCACCACGCCCGACCCGCGCCCGCCGCGCACGCCCGACCCGCGCCGGCGGCTCCACCAGCTCGGGCCCCTGGCCCAGCTGCGGGCCGGGCGCCTGTGGTGGCGGGTGCCGCAGCTGCTCCTCGGCCTCGTCCTGTATGGCGTGTCCATGGCGATGCTCGTCCGCGCGACCCTGGGGGTCATGCCGTGGGACGTGCTGCACCAGGGCGTGGCCCGCCACGTGCCGCTGACCTTCGGCCAGGTGGTCATCGGCGTCTCGGTCCTCGTCCTGCTGCTGTGGATCCCGCTGCGCCAGCCACCCGGGCTCGGCACGGTCGCCAACACCGTGGTGATCGGGCTGGTCGTCGACCCGGCCCTGGCCTGGATGACAGCGCCCGAGAGCTGGGCCGGCCGGATGGGTCTCATGGTGGGCGGCCTGGTCCTCAACGGCGTGGCGACCGCTCTCTACATCGGTGCCCAGCTGGGGCCCGGCGCGCGGGACGGCCTGATGACCGGCCTGGCCCGTCGCACCGGGTGGTCCCTGCGCCTGGTGCGCACGGGCATCGAGGTCGCCGTGGTGGCCCTGGGCTGGTTGCTCGGCGGTGTGCTGGGTGTGGCAACCGTGCTCTACGCCCTGCTCATCGGCCCGCTGACCCAGGCGTTCCTCCCGTGGACGGTGGTGCCGCTCGACCCGCCCCCCGCACGCCCTACGCTGGGAGCATGA
- the rph gene encoding ribonuclease PH: protein MTTRHDGRAPDELREIRITRNWLDHAEGSVLVEFGRTRVLCAASFSAGVPRWRKGSGKGWTTAEYAMLPRATHTRSDRESVKGRLGGRTHEISRLIGRSLRAVVDLEALGENTIQIDCDVLQADGGTRTAAITGAYVALVDAVEKARSLGLIKAKAEPITGSVCAVSVGVIDGEPVLDLDYEEDVTADTDMNIVMTGDGRYVEVQGTAEGVPFDRELLDALLDVAAEGCAELTARQQAAFGADDMGGADSHEVGADVDQGPPTW, encoded by the coding sequence ATGACGACCCGCCACGACGGCCGCGCTCCCGACGAGCTGCGGGAGATCCGGATCACCCGCAACTGGCTCGACCACGCCGAGGGGAGCGTGCTCGTCGAGTTCGGGCGCACCCGCGTGCTGTGCGCGGCGAGCTTCTCCGCCGGCGTGCCGCGCTGGCGCAAGGGCAGCGGCAAGGGGTGGACGACCGCCGAGTACGCCATGCTGCCCCGCGCCACCCACACCCGCTCCGACCGGGAGTCGGTCAAGGGGCGCCTGGGCGGGCGCACGCACGAGATCAGCCGGCTCATCGGCCGGTCGCTGCGCGCCGTCGTCGACCTCGAGGCCCTGGGGGAGAACACGATCCAGATCGACTGCGACGTCCTGCAGGCGGACGGCGGCACCCGCACCGCCGCGATCACCGGCGCCTACGTCGCGCTGGTCGACGCGGTCGAGAAGGCCCGCAGCCTGGGTCTGATCAAGGCCAAGGCGGAGCCCATCACCGGCTCGGTGTGCGCCGTCAGCGTCGGCGTGATCGACGGTGAGCCGGTCCTCGACCTCGACTACGAGGAGGACGTCACGGCGGACACCGACATGAACATCGTCATGACTGGCGACGGCCGCTACGTGGAGGTCCAGGGGACGGCCGAGGGAGTCCCCTTCGACCGGGAGCTGCTCGACGCCCTGCTCGACGTCGCGGCCGAGGGCTGCGCGGAGCTGACCGCACGCCAGCAGGCCGCCTTCGGGGCCGACGACATGGGTGGTGCCGACTCCCACGAGGTCGGGGCCGACGTCGACCAGGGCCCCCCGACCTGGTGA
- a CDS encoding non-canonical purine NTP pyrophosphatase has protein sequence MTGGDRRLVLATRNPHKVAELRDILRDVLTATGLELIGLDAFPDLEDVVESGVTFADNALLKARYAASATGLPALADDSGLAVDVLGGAPGVFSARWAGPLAAATGVPVDEANNTLLLAQLADVPDEHRGAGFVCAAVLVVPEQPGAGAGHEVVRLGECRGVLARAPRGRNGFGYDPLLVRPDGRTLAEHTATEKHAVSHRGQAFRSLAQDLRTILG, from the coding sequence GTGACCGGCGGGGACCGCCGCCTGGTGCTGGCGACCCGCAACCCCCACAAGGTCGCCGAGCTGCGGGACATCCTCCGCGATGTCCTGACCGCCACCGGGCTGGAGCTCATCGGGCTGGACGCGTTCCCCGACCTGGAGGACGTCGTCGAGTCGGGGGTCACCTTCGCGGACAACGCCCTGCTCAAGGCGAGGTATGCCGCCTCCGCCACCGGTCTCCCCGCGCTCGCCGACGACTCGGGGCTGGCCGTGGACGTGCTCGGTGGCGCACCGGGGGTCTTCTCGGCCCGGTGGGCGGGGCCGCTGGCGGCCGCGACCGGCGTCCCGGTCGACGAGGCCAACAACACCCTCCTGCTGGCCCAGCTCGCGGACGTGCCCGACGAGCACCGCGGTGCCGGTTTCGTCTGTGCCGCGGTGCTTGTCGTGCCGGAGCAGCCGGGTGCGGGCGCAGGCCATGAGGTCGTCCGGCTCGGCGAGTGCCGCGGGGTCCTCGCCCGCGCGCCGCGAGGCCGCAACGGCTTCGGCTACGACCCGCTGCTGGTGCGCCCCGACGGGCGCACCCTGGCCGAGCACACCGCGACGGAGAAGCACGCCGTCTCCCACCGCGGCCAGGCCTTCCGATCCCTCGCGCAGGACCTCCGCACCATCCTGGGCTGA
- the thrC gene encoding threonine synthase: MAHQWRGVIAEYADRLPATITGTVVTLREGGTPLIPAEHLSELVGAQVHVKYEGLNPTGSFKDRGMTAAISDAARLGAKAVICASTGNTSASAAAYATKAGMTCGVLVPDGKIAMGKLSQAIAHGATLIQVDGNFDDCLTLARKLAEAYPVELVNSVNPARIEGQKTAAFEVVDALGDAPDIHCLPVGNAGNITAYWRGYTEYADPSAPGAHGSAPASRRPRMFGFQAAGAAPIVLGHPVDEPETIATAIRIGNPASWDQAVAAREESGGLIDAVTDEEILAAHRLLSAREGIFVEPASAASVAGLLKAHAAGLVPAGSTVVCTVTGHGLKDPQWALKNADGDDVEPVRTSVDAVSVAAALGLE; the protein is encoded by the coding sequence ATGGCGCACCAGTGGCGCGGCGTGATCGCCGAGTATGCCGACCGTCTGCCCGCGACGATCACCGGGACGGTCGTGACCCTGCGGGAGGGAGGGACCCCGCTCATCCCGGCCGAGCATCTGTCCGAGCTGGTCGGCGCGCAGGTGCACGTGAAGTACGAGGGGCTGAACCCCACCGGCTCGTTCAAGGACCGCGGGATGACCGCGGCCATCTCCGACGCCGCGCGGCTGGGGGCCAAGGCCGTCATCTGCGCCTCGACCGGCAACACCTCGGCGAGCGCCGCGGCCTACGCCACGAAGGCCGGGATGACCTGCGGTGTCCTCGTCCCGGACGGCAAGATCGCCATGGGCAAACTGTCCCAGGCCATCGCGCACGGCGCCACCCTCATCCAGGTCGACGGGAACTTCGACGACTGCCTGACGCTGGCGCGCAAGCTGGCCGAGGCCTACCCCGTCGAGCTGGTCAACTCGGTCAACCCGGCGCGGATCGAGGGCCAGAAGACCGCCGCCTTCGAGGTCGTCGACGCCCTCGGTGACGCCCCGGACATCCACTGCCTCCCCGTCGGCAACGCGGGCAACATCACCGCGTACTGGCGCGGCTACACCGAGTACGCCGACCCCTCCGCCCCCGGGGCGCACGGGTCGGCCCCCGCGAGCAGACGCCCGCGGATGTTCGGCTTCCAGGCCGCCGGCGCGGCCCCGATCGTCCTCGGGCACCCCGTCGACGAGCCGGAGACCATCGCGACCGCGATCCGGATCGGCAACCCCGCCTCGTGGGACCAGGCGGTCGCGGCGCGCGAGGAGTCCGGCGGGCTGATCGACGCCGTGACCGACGAGGAGATCCTGGCCGCGCACCGGCTGCTGTCCGCCCGCGAGGGCATCTTCGTGGAGCCCGCCTCGGCCGCGTCGGTGGCGGGTCTGCTCAAGGCGCACGCGGCCGGCCTGGTGCCCGCGGGGTCGACCGTCGTGTGCACCGTCACCGGGCACGGCTTGAAGGACCCGCAGTGGGCGCTGAAGAACGCCGACGGTGACGACGTCGAGCCCGTGCGCACCTCCGTCGACGCGGTCAGCGTGGCCGCGGCGCTCGGGCTGGAGTGA
- a CDS encoding homoserine kinase: protein MARPGTAVTVTVPASTANLGSGFDAVGLALGLLDEYEVRVLDTPGHLEVVLEGEGAAVVPADENHLVARHLREALSAGGTAWLDGYGLRLVCRNTIPMSAGLGSSASAIVAGLGLGFALVRGGELTEADLGLVNTLAGVAEGHPDNSSASVHGGLTISWMPSPQVVRTARPRLHPDVVPVVLVPTAERLDTAVARSVLGPQVARTDAVQQAGRAALLLHALTAEPALLLDATQDRLHQEQRREVYPVTMGAVDTLRALGHAAVVSGAGPTVLVLTTGDLEEVVVAEVRSWGKGWRVLRPGVPDVGLQVVPGAAEGTDGAGW from the coding sequence ATGGCGCGTCCGGGGACGGCCGTCACCGTCACCGTGCCGGCCAGCACGGCCAACCTGGGGTCGGGCTTCGACGCGGTCGGCCTGGCCCTGGGACTGCTGGACGAGTATGAGGTGCGCGTCCTCGACACGCCGGGTCACCTCGAGGTCGTGCTGGAGGGGGAGGGGGCCGCGGTGGTCCCCGCGGACGAGAACCACCTCGTGGCAAGGCACCTGCGGGAGGCGCTGAGCGCCGGCGGGACGGCGTGGCTGGACGGCTACGGGCTGCGGCTGGTCTGCCGCAACACCATCCCCATGTCGGCCGGGCTGGGGTCGTCCGCGAGCGCGATCGTGGCCGGGCTGGGGCTGGGCTTCGCGCTGGTGCGGGGCGGTGAGCTGACCGAGGCCGATCTCGGGCTCGTGAACACGCTCGCCGGTGTGGCCGAGGGCCACCCGGACAACTCCTCGGCCTCCGTCCACGGCGGCCTCACCATCTCCTGGATGCCGTCCCCGCAGGTCGTCCGCACCGCCCGCCCGCGCCTGCACCCCGACGTCGTCCCCGTGGTGCTCGTCCCCACGGCCGAGCGGCTGGACACGGCGGTCGCCAGGTCGGTGCTCGGCCCGCAGGTGGCCCGGACCGACGCCGTGCAGCAGGCCGGACGGGCGGCGCTCCTGCTGCACGCGCTCACGGCCGAGCCGGCCCTGCTGCTCGACGCCACCCAGGACCGGCTCCACCAGGAGCAGCGACGGGAGGTCTACCCGGTGACGATGGGCGCGGTCGACACCCTGCGCGCGCTGGGGCACGCCGCGGTGGTCTCCGGGGCGGGCCCCACGGTGCTCGTGCTCACCACCGGTGACCTGGAGGAGGTCGTGGTGGCCGAGGTGCGCTCCTGGGGCAAGGGGTGGCGGGTGCTGCGACCGGGGGTGCCGGACGTGGGGCTGCAGGTCGTGCCGGGCGCGGCCGAGGGGACGGACGGGGCAGGCTGGTGA
- a CDS encoding PhzF family phenazine biosynthesis protein, giving the protein MVRHRAFTQVDVFGPGSGLAGNPLAVVHDADGLDEATMAAFARWTNLSETTFLLPPTDPRADYRVRIFTTGGELPFAGHPTLGTAHAWLEAGGRARHTDRVVQECGAGLVPVRVGERLDFAAPPLVRSGPVDEARSQTVLAALGLAAEDLVGMAWVDNGPGWIAVELRSAEAVLAVEPMAEHFGGGGGSALGGLALGIVGRWADPAAVGKDVEVRAFFRDGAALLEDPVTGSLNAGLGQWLIAAGRLPSRYVAGQGARVRRDGRVHVEQDGPDLWVGGQVTTVIRGEVLL; this is encoded by the coding sequence CTGGTGAGACACCGGGCCTTCACCCAGGTCGACGTCTTCGGCCCGGGGTCCGGGCTGGCCGGCAACCCGCTCGCTGTCGTCCACGACGCCGACGGCCTCGACGAGGCGACGATGGCGGCCTTCGCCCGCTGGACCAACTTGTCGGAGACGACCTTCCTGCTGCCACCGACCGACCCCCGTGCCGACTACCGGGTGCGGATCTTCACCACGGGCGGTGAGCTGCCCTTCGCCGGGCACCCGACCCTGGGCACGGCGCACGCGTGGCTCGAGGCGGGCGGCCGGGCACGGCATACCGACCGGGTGGTGCAGGAGTGCGGTGCGGGGCTGGTGCCCGTGCGCGTGGGCGAGCGGCTCGACTTCGCCGCCCCGCCGCTGGTCCGCTCGGGACCGGTGGACGAGGCCCGTTCCCAGACCGTGCTGGCGGCACTCGGTCTGGCGGCGGAGGACCTTGTCGGCATGGCCTGGGTGGACAACGGACCGGGCTGGATCGCCGTCGAGCTGCGGTCGGCCGAGGCGGTGCTCGCCGTCGAGCCGATGGCCGAGCACTTCGGCGGCGGTGGCGGGTCGGCGCTCGGCGGGCTGGCGCTCGGGATCGTGGGCCGCTGGGCGGATCCGGCCGCGGTCGGCAAGGACGTCGAGGTCCGCGCCTTCTTCCGCGACGGCGCGGCCCTCTTGGAGGACCCCGTCACCGGCAGCCTCAACGCCGGCCTCGGGCAGTGGCTGATCGCCGCCGGCCGGTTGCCGTCCCGGTATGTCGCGGGCCAGGGCGCCCGGGTGCGTCGAGACGGCCGGGTGCACGTCGAGCAGGACGGACCTGACCTCTGGGTCGGGGGCCAGGTCACCACGGTCATCCGCGGCGAGGTCCTGCTCTAG
- a CDS encoding SGNH/GDSL hydrolase family protein, whose amino-acid sequence MDPRTARRTRPVLVTLSAVAMAAATALPAAAAPREVVYDALGDSYAAGFGTAPFTPPCGQSPLAYPYVLDGRMKIDLDDFAACSGAVASNPEGEVNSVHAQLGALDEDTDLVTISIGGNDVAWGQAVGLCLYGSDQQCAGALAYSTGLVTNALPGLLDDAYTAVDAAAPDAHVVVTGYPRLFSPEYGDYLGASVTEQQMLNDAADLLNTVIAAEATGAGFQYVDVAKRFDGHGVNSSDSWIYPDNFHPTVDGQRAYAAALTSQINPRSLR is encoded by the coding sequence ATGGACCCTCGCACAGCTCGCCGGACCCGCCCCGTCCTCGTCACCCTCTCCGCCGTGGCGATGGCCGCGGCCACCGCCCTCCCCGCAGCTGCTGCCCCGAGGGAGGTCGTCTACGACGCCCTCGGTGACTCGTATGCGGCGGGCTTCGGCACGGCACCCTTCACCCCTCCCTGTGGCCAGTCGCCGTTGGCGTACCCGTACGTGCTCGACGGGCGGATGAAGATCGACCTGGACGACTTCGCAGCCTGCTCCGGGGCGGTCGCCTCCAATCCCGAGGGTGAAGTCAATTCCGTCCACGCCCAGCTTGGTGCGCTGGACGAGGACACCGACCTCGTCACGATCTCCATCGGCGGCAACGACGTCGCCTGGGGCCAGGCGGTCGGGCTTTGTCTGTACGGTTCGGACCAGCAGTGCGCCGGCGCCTTGGCCTACTCGACGGGCCTGGTGACGAACGCCCTGCCCGGCCTGCTGGACGACGCCTACACGGCCGTCGACGCGGCCGCGCCGGACGCGCACGTGGTCGTGACTGGGTACCCGCGGCTGTTCTCCCCCGAGTACGGCGACTATCTCGGGGCATCGGTGACCGAGCAGCAGATGCTCAACGACGCGGCGGACCTGCTCAACACCGTCATCGCGGCGGAGGCGACCGGGGCGGGCTTCCAGTACGTCGACGTGGCGAAGCGGTTCGACGGGCACGGGGTCAACTCGTCCGACTCGTGGATCTACCCCGACAACTTCCACCCCACCGTGGACGGTCAGCGTGCCTACGCAGCCGCGCTGACGTCACAGATCAACCCGCGCAGTCTGCGGTAG
- the bcp gene encoding thioredoxin-dependent thiol peroxidase gives MPKLEPGQPAPAWTLPDAQGRQVSLSDFAGRKLIIYVYPAAVTPGCTTQACDFRDNEAVLAQQGYAVVGVSPDGPEKLAAFAEQESLPFPLLSDPDKEMLTAYGAYGEKMNYGKKVMGVIRSTFVVDEQGVLELAKYNVKAKGHVASLAKQLGVELPG, from the coding sequence ATGCCCAAGCTCGAGCCCGGTCAGCCCGCCCCCGCCTGGACGCTCCCCGACGCGCAGGGGCGCCAGGTGAGCCTGTCGGACTTCGCCGGGCGCAAGCTCATCATCTACGTCTACCCCGCGGCCGTGACCCCCGGCTGCACCACCCAGGCGTGCGACTTCCGGGACAACGAGGCCGTCCTCGCCCAGCAGGGGTATGCCGTGGTCGGCGTCTCCCCCGACGGCCCGGAGAAGCTCGCGGCCTTCGCCGAGCAGGAGTCGCTCCCCTTCCCCCTGCTGTCCGACCCGGACAAGGAGATGCTCACCGCCTACGGCGCGTACGGCGAGAAGATGAACTACGGCAAGAAGGTCATGGGCGTGATTCGCTCCACGTTCGTCGTCGACGAGCAGGGTGTCCTCGAGCTGGCGAAGTACAACGTCAAGGCCAAGGGCCACGTGGCGTCCCTGGCCAAGCAGCTCGGCGTGGAGCTGCCCGGCTGA
- a CDS encoding DUF3618 domain-containing protein gives MADKQPARSTKEIEADIAATRNRLARTVDELAYRVSPDTIKANAKAKVNTQVHSLVGQAKGKVVDPAGEPRLDNIASALGVVAGAALSLGVLRRLFNKG, from the coding sequence ATGGCCGACAAGCAGCCCGCCCGCTCCACCAAGGAGATCGAGGCCGACATCGCCGCGACCCGCAACCGGCTGGCCCGGACGGTCGACGAGCTGGCCTACCGCGTGAGCCCGGACACCATCAAGGCCAACGCGAAGGCCAAGGTCAACACCCAGGTCCACTCGCTGGTCGGGCAGGCCAAGGGCAAGGTCGTCGACCCCGCCGGCGAGCCGCGGCTGGACAACATCGCCAGCGCACTCGGCGTCGTCGCCGGCGCCGCGCTCTCCCTCGGTGTGCTGCGTCGTCTGTTCAACAAGGGCTGA
- a CDS encoding magnesium and cobalt transport protein CorA — MIVDQAVYRGGRREECGDLSETLATLRAPGAPDEDFLWVGLKDPGPEEFDVVVRELDLHPLAVEDARSGDERAKIEPYGESADSFFAVVKTLRYLEATSDIETGEVVVILAPHIAVTLRWGEVAPLAGLRQRLEEHEHSLLRRGPVSVLHGVLDTVVDTYVEIDDEVARDLTEIEADVFGGGNRTHSTTIYRLKREVLEFRRAAAPLRVPLQTLADDEGPVRDPEMRLHFRDVSDHLQEVLQDVESFDSLLSDVLSAHLSQIGVQQNSDMRRISAWAAMIAVPTLIAGVYGMNFDHMPELHWAFGYPLALLVMAVAVGLLHRSFRRSGWL, encoded by the coding sequence GTGATCGTCGACCAGGCCGTCTACCGCGGGGGCCGGCGCGAGGAGTGCGGCGACCTGTCCGAGACCCTGGCCACGCTGCGGGCTCCCGGCGCCCCGGACGAGGACTTCCTGTGGGTGGGTCTGAAGGACCCCGGGCCTGAGGAGTTCGACGTCGTCGTCCGCGAGCTCGATCTGCACCCGCTGGCCGTCGAGGACGCCCGCTCCGGGGACGAGCGCGCCAAGATCGAGCCCTACGGCGAGAGCGCCGACTCCTTCTTCGCCGTGGTCAAGACCCTCCGCTACCTCGAGGCGACCTCGGACATCGAGACCGGTGAGGTCGTGGTCATCCTGGCCCCTCACATCGCCGTCACCCTCCGGTGGGGCGAGGTGGCCCCGCTCGCCGGGCTGCGGCAGCGGTTGGAGGAGCACGAGCATTCGTTGCTGCGCCGGGGGCCGGTCAGCGTCCTGCACGGGGTCCTCGACACGGTGGTCGACACCTACGTCGAGATCGACGACGAGGTGGCCAGGGACCTGACCGAGATCGAGGCGGACGTCTTCGGCGGGGGCAACCGCACCCACTCCACCACCATCTACCGGCTCAAGCGGGAGGTCCTGGAGTTCCGCCGCGCCGCGGCGCCGCTCCGCGTCCCCCTGCAGACGCTGGCGGACGACGAGGGACCCGTGCGTGACCCGGAGATGAGGCTGCACTTCCGGGACGTCAGCGACCACCTGCAGGAGGTGCTCCAGGACGTCGAGAGCTTCGACTCCCTGCTCTCCGACGTCCTGTCCGCCCACCTGTCCCAGATCGGGGTGCAGCAGAACTCCGACATGCGCCGGATCTCGGCCTGGGCGGCGATGATCGCGGTGCCTACCCTCATCGCCGGCGTCTACGGCATGAACTTCGACCACATGCCCGAGCTGCACTGGGCCTTCGGCTACCCCCTCGCGCTGCTGGTCATGGCGGTGGCGGTGGGCCTCCTGCACCGCTCGTTCCGCCGCTCCGGCTGGCTCTGA
- a CDS encoding alpha/beta fold hydrolase translates to MSTSTTDGTTTANGTAYRVQGAPGGRPVVALHGTPGSRFSGTPARDALNALGLRVVTLDRPGYGDTPAGEPRPARELAADVLEVLDHVGISEPVGVLAAGGGTLAALALAARHPERVAALTLVWPQAPGASDAGSPGMDQHEWVRDMDEQQRMLHALALQDPVFLRDQLELGLGQDAGADGIVLDLAQAQEPWGVDPADVSCVVDVWWGTDSSVTPAGHARWLSERLTGAEVHRHEMDEPRWHVRRLAEVFATLGERLGVEPLTAQELAAVTAAVDTDGCGGGRIGGCACGAGGCGG, encoded by the coding sequence GTGAGCACCAGCACCACGGACGGCACTACCACCGCCAACGGCACCGCCTACCGCGTCCAGGGCGCGCCCGGCGGCAGGCCGGTGGTGGCCCTGCACGGCACCCCGGGGTCCCGCTTCAGCGGCACTCCCGCCAGGGACGCGCTCAACGCGCTGGGCCTGCGGGTGGTCACCCTCGACCGACCCGGGTATGGCGACACCCCGGCCGGTGAGCCCCGCCCGGCCCGGGAGCTGGCGGCGGACGTGCTGGAGGTGCTCGACCACGTGGGCATCAGCGAGCCGGTGGGTGTCCTCGCCGCCGGCGGCGGCACCCTGGCCGCGCTCGCGCTCGCCGCGCGGCACCCCGAGCGGGTCGCCGCCCTGACGCTCGTCTGGCCCCAGGCGCCCGGTGCCTCCGACGCGGGCAGCCCCGGGATGGACCAGCACGAGTGGGTGCGCGACATGGACGAGCAGCAGCGCATGCTGCACGCCCTGGCCCTGCAGGACCCCGTCTTCCTGCGGGACCAGCTCGAGCTCGGGCTGGGCCAGGACGCCGGCGCCGACGGCATCGTGCTGGACCTGGCCCAGGCCCAGGAGCCCTGGGGCGTGGACCCCGCGGACGTCAGCTGCGTCGTCGACGTGTGGTGGGGCACCGACTCCTCGGTGACCCCGGCCGGGCACGCGCGGTGGCTGTCCGAGCGGCTGACCGGGGCCGAGGTGCACCGGCACGAGATGGACGAGCCGCGGTGGCACGTGCGTCGGCTGGCCGAGGTCTTCGCCACGCTGGGGGAGCGGCTCGGGGTCGAGCCGCTCACGGCCCAGGAGCTGGCGGCCGTCACGGCCGCGGTCGACACGGACGGGTGCGGCGGCGGACGTATCGGCGGCTGCGCCTGCGGGGCCGGCGGCTGCGGAGGCTGA